ACCGCATCGTCGAAATGTTCCGGCAGCGCCTCCTGGAGACGCCGGACATTGTGAAGGTCAATGTCTACGGTGGGCAGGACCGCAAGATCTTCGTGGAGTTCAGCCAGGCCAAGCTCGCCAATCTCGGCGTCACTCCGCAAGCGCTGTTCGAATCGCTCGCCAAGCAGAATGCGGTGAACGCCGCCGGCGTCTTCGAGACGCCGGCCAATCGCGTGCAATTGCGCGTCACCGGCGCGCTGAAGGGCGCAGAGGCCATCGCCGCGACGCCGGTGGAGGCGAATGGCCATGTGTTTCGCTTGGGCGACGTGGCCGATGTCGTCGCCGGCTATGAGGATCCGCCGAGCTTCCTCGCCCGCTACAAGGGCGAGCCGACGATCGTCGTCGGCGCGGTGATGGCGAAGGGCGGCAATGTGCTGACGCTCGGCAAGCAGCTCGACGCGACCATGGCCGAGGTCCGCGCCGAGACGCCGGTCGGCATAGAGATCACGCAGATCGCCGATCAGCCGAAGGTCGTCTCGCAGGCCGTCGGCGAGTTCACGCGCTCCTTCGTCGAGGCGCTCGTCATCGTGCTCTTCGTGAGCTTCGTCTCGCTGGGCTTTCGCACTGGGATCATCGTCGCTTTGTCGGCGCCTCTCGTGCTCGCCATCGTCTTCGTGTTCATGAATGCGTTCGGGATCGATCTGCAGCGCATCTCGCTCGGCGCGCTGATCATCGCGCTCGGCCTCCTCGTCGACGACGCCATCATCGCGGTCGAGATGATGACGGTGAAGATGGAGCAGGGCGCAGATCGAATAAGCGCGGCGACCTTCGCCTGGACGTCCACGGCCTTTCCCATGCTCACCGGCACTCTGGTGACGGTGGCGGGCTTCATGCCGGTCGGCTTCGCCGCCTCCTCGACCGGCGAATATACGGGCTCGCTGTTCTTCGTGCTCGCGGTGGCGCTCGTCGCCTCCTGGTTCGTCGCCGTTCTGTTCACGCCTTATCTCGGCGTGAAGCTGCTGCCGGATTTCTCGAGCCGCCAGCATCACGATCCCGAGGCGATCTATTCGACGCCCTTCTATCGCGGTCTGCGCGGGCTCGTGACCTGGGCCGTCGACAATCGCCTGCTCGTCGTCGGTGCGACGGCCGGCGTCTTCGTCGCGGCGCTGATCGGCTTCACTCATGTGCAGAAGCAATTTTTCCCGATCTCCGAGCGGCCGGAGCTGTTCTTCCAGCTGCGCATGCCGGAGGGCTCGTCGATTCTCGCCACGGCGACGGCGGTGGAGCAGGCCGAGACTCTGCTGAAGGGCGACGAGGACGCCGTCCATTACACGAGCTACATCGGGCGCGGCCCGCCGCGCTTCTGGCTCGGCCTCAGCCCGGCGCTGCCGAACGAGGCCTATGCGGAGATCGTCATCGTCGCCAAGGATCTCGAGGCGCGCGAGCGGCTGAAGCTGAGATTGACGAAGGCGCTGGACGAGGGGGCCGTCTCGCAGGCGCGCGCGCGCGTCGATCGCTTCAATTTCGGGCCGCCGGTCGGCTTTCCGGTGCAGTTTCGCGTTATCGGCCGCGATCCGACGGAAGTGCGCGCCATCGCCTATCGCGTGCGCGATCTGATGCGCGAGGACAAGGCCGTCGTCGAGCCGCATCTGCAATGGAACGAGCAGACGCCCGCCGTGCGACTGGTCATCGATCAGGACCGCGCGCGGACCATGGGCCTCACGCCGCAGGAGGTGGCGGCCCGCTTGCAGATGATGATCTCGGGCGTCACGATCACCAGCCTGCGCGACGGCATCGATCGCGTCGACGTCGTCGCGCGCGCCATTCCGGCCGAGCGCGGCGATCTCGGCCGGCTCGACGATATGGTGATTTTGACGCGGGCGGGCGCGCCGGTGCCGGTCTCGCAGATCGCCAACATCGTCTATGAGCATGAGGAGCCGATCATCTGGCGGCGCAATCGCAACATGCTCGTCACCGTGCGCGCCGATGTGAAAGACGGCGTGCAGGCGCCCGACGTCACCAATCGCATCTGGCCGCGCCTCGCCGAGCTGCGCGAGCATCTGCCGCCGGGCTATCGGATCGAGATCGGCGGCGCGATCGAGGAATCGGCCAAGGCCAATTCCTCCATCGCCGCGGTGGCTCCGGTCATGATTTTGGTCATGCTGGTCATCGTGATGTTCCAGCTGCAGGATTTCACGCGGCTCGGCCTGGTGATGATGAGCGCGCCGCTGGGGCTCATCGGAGCCTCGCTCGCGCTCAATCTGGCGAGCGCGCCTTTCGGCTTCGTCGCTCTGCTCGGCCTCATCGCGCTCTCCGGCATGGACATGCGCAATTCGATCATATTGGTCGATCAGGTGCGCCAGGATCTCGAAAAGGGCGCCAATTATCGCGAGGCCATCATCGGCGCCACAGTGCGCCGCGCGCGGCCGGTGGCGCTGACCGCGCTCGCCGCCATTCTCGGCATGATCCCGCTGACGCGCTCACTGTTCTGGGGCCCGATGGCGCTCACCATCATGGGCGGACTCTTCGTCGCGACCTTCCTCACCGTGCTGTTTCTGCCGGCGCTCTATGCGCTGTGGTTCCGCCGCCGCCTCGCCGATGCGCCGATCGAGACGCCTCCGCCGGCGCCCGCGGAATTCGGCTATGGCGAACTCGCGGAGAGGGCCGCCGAATGAGCGAGAGCGCCGCGCCCGCTGCTGCGCGCGGCGCAGAGCAGCGCGCCCGCATCGTCGCGACGGCCGAACGTCTGTTCCGGCTGATGGGCTTTCAGAAGACCACTGTCGCCGACATAGCGCGAGAGCTCGGCATGTCGCCGGCCAATGTCTATCGCTACTTCGGCGCCAAATCGGAGATCAACGCCGCCGTCGCGCGCCTGCTGACGGGAGAGGTGGAGGCGGTCGTCGACGCCATCGCCGATGGCCCGGGCGCGGCCGCCGAACGACTGCTATGGCTCGTCGAAACCAATGAGGCGATGAATCGCGAGCGCTATGTCGACGATCGCAAGCTGCACGACATCGTCGAGGCGGCGATGGCCGAGCATTGGCCGATCATCGGCGAGCACATCGCCCGTGTAGACGCGGCGATCGAACGGGTCATCGCGTCCGGCATGGAGAGTGGCGAGTTTCGTCGCGGCGACGCGCATCTCGCGGCGCGCCTCGTCCATTCGGCCTGCATTCGCTATTGCCATCCGCGCATACAGGTGGAATGCGCCGACCCCGGCGCGCCGAGCGCTGCGCAAATGGTGGAGTTCTGCCTGACGGCGCTGCGCGCCGGCAGGTGAAGCGGCGTGCTTTATCCAATCTATATTTGTGCATATATAGCTCATGCGCGCTTCTACGAACTCTTCCTCACTTCGGCGAAACGGTTTTGCCTCCTTCTCGAGCGGCGCTGCGATCGGCGTGCTCGGGGGGCTGATCGGTCTCGGTGGCGCAGAATTCCGCCTGCCGCTGTTGATCGGCCTGTTCGGCTTTCCAGCGCTCGAGGCGGTCATTTTGAACAAGGCGACGAGCCTCGTCGTTGTTGCCGCCGCGCTGCCCTTTCGCGCCCATGTGGCGAGCTTCGCGGATATTGCCGAGCATTGGCCCGTGATCGTAAATCTGCTGGCAGGCAGCTTGGTCGGCGCATGGCTCGGGGCGGGCTTCGCTGCGCGGATCGACTCCGGGACGCTTCATCGCATCATCGCGGTCGTGCTCGCTGGAATCGGCGTATTGTTGGCGTTCGGCCATGCCGGGACTGGGGGCGTCGCCGCTTTGGACGGCGCGTCGCTTATCGCGGCCGGCGTCGCGGCCGGTCTCGCGATCGGCGTCGTCGCCTCCATGCTCGGCGTCGCCGGCGGGGAATTGCTCATTCCCACATTGGTTCTGCTGTTCGGGGCCGACATAAAGCTCGCCGGCAGCCTTTCTCTGGCGGTCAGCCTACCGACGATGCTGATCGGTTTCCTGCGTTACAGCAAGACCGCCAATTTCGCCGCGCTCGGCGAAAATCGCGGCTTTCTCGGCATTATGGCGGCAGGATCTCTGTTCGGCGCCTTTGTCGGGGGACGGCTGCTCGGGATCGTGGCCGAAGACGTGCTACGGCCGTTCCTCGCGGCGATCCTGCTGGGCTCGGCCGCCAAAGTTTGGCGCAGCCGATGAAGGCGCGGAACTCCGCGCCTCAGCCGCCGTTCTTCTTCTTGGTCTGATCGCTGGCGATGGGCGAGGCGTCGCTCAGCCCTTTGTCGATCTTCTCGAGAATCTTCGGCAGATCGTCGGGGTCGGGATTCATGTCGCGCGCGTGGTTCCACTGGAAGCGCGCCTCGAGCTTGCGATTGACGCGCCAATAGGCGTCGCCGAGATGGTCGTTGATGACCGGATCGGAGGGCTTGAGATCGACCGCCTTCTCGAGCTCGCGCACCGCCTCCTCATAGCGGCCGAGCCGGTAATAGGCCCAGCCGAGACTGTCGACGACATAGCCGTCGCGGGCGCGCAGATCGACGGCGCGGCGCAGCATTTTGAACGCCTCGTCGAGATTGACGCCCTGATCCACCCAGGAATAACCGAGGTAGTTCAACACCAGCGGCTGGTCGGGATAGAGCTCCAGCGCCTTTTTGAGGTCGGCCTCGGCAGTCGGCCAGTTCTTGCGGCGCTCATTGGCGATGCCGCGGTAATAATAGAGCAGCCATTGGCTCTTGTCGGCCTGCGGCTGCAGATCGAGCACCTTGGTGTAGGTGGTCACCGAATCGGCGAACAGCTTGCGCGAGCGCTGGATGTTGCCGAGCGCGGTCAGCGCCTCCTGATCCTTGGGATTCTCGGCGATGACGGCCTGAAGAT
This genomic window from Methylosinus sp. H3A contains:
- a CDS encoding TetR/AcrR family transcriptional regulator — translated: MSESAAPAAARGAEQRARIVATAERLFRLMGFQKTTVADIARELGMSPANVYRYFGAKSEINAAVARLLTGEVEAVVDAIADGPGAAAERLLWLVETNEAMNRERYVDDRKLHDIVEAAMAEHWPIIGEHIARVDAAIERVIASGMESGEFRRGDAHLAARLVHSACIRYCHPRIQVECADPGAPSAAQMVEFCLTALRAGR
- a CDS encoding efflux RND transporter permease subunit; this translates as MSFNLSLWAVKRQTLTLALILAVAIAGFYSYFRLGRAEDPSFTIKVANLTAIWPGVTALEMRDQVSDRIEKKLQELPFLEKIETYVKPSFLAMQVTFKDTTPPAQVPGLFYQLRKKLRDIQPELPQGVLGPDINDEFGDVDAVLYAVHGEGADYHQLDRIVEMFRQRLLETPDIVKVNVYGGQDRKIFVEFSQAKLANLGVTPQALFESLAKQNAVNAAGVFETPANRVQLRVTGALKGAEAIAATPVEANGHVFRLGDVADVVAGYEDPPSFLARYKGEPTIVVGAVMAKGGNVLTLGKQLDATMAEVRAETPVGIEITQIADQPKVVSQAVGEFTRSFVEALVIVLFVSFVSLGFRTGIIVALSAPLVLAIVFVFMNAFGIDLQRISLGALIIALGLLVDDAIIAVEMMTVKMEQGADRISAATFAWTSTAFPMLTGTLVTVAGFMPVGFAASSTGEYTGSLFFVLAVALVASWFVAVLFTPYLGVKLLPDFSSRQHHDPEAIYSTPFYRGLRGLVTWAVDNRLLVVGATAGVFVAALIGFTHVQKQFFPISERPELFFQLRMPEGSSILATATAVEQAETLLKGDEDAVHYTSYIGRGPPRFWLGLSPALPNEAYAEIVIVAKDLEARERLKLRLTKALDEGAVSQARARVDRFNFGPPVGFPVQFRVIGRDPTEVRAIAYRVRDLMREDKAVVEPHLQWNEQTPAVRLVIDQDRARTMGLTPQEVAARLQMMISGVTITSLRDGIDRVDVVARAIPAERGDLGRLDDMVILTRAGAPVPVSQIANIVYEHEEPIIWRRNRNMLVTVRADVKDGVQAPDVTNRIWPRLAELREHLPPGYRIEIGGAIEESAKANSSIAAVAPVMILVMLVIVMFQLQDFTRLGLVMMSAPLGLIGASLALNLASAPFGFVALLGLIALSGMDMRNSIILVDQVRQDLEKGANYREAIIGATVRRARPVALTALAAILGMIPLTRSLFWGPMALTIMGGLFVATFLTVLFLPALYALWFRRRLADAPIETPPPAPAEFGYGELAERAAE
- a CDS encoding sulfite exporter TauE/SafE family protein, with amino-acid sequence MRASTNSSSLRRNGFASFSSGAAIGVLGGLIGLGGAEFRLPLLIGLFGFPALEAVILNKATSLVVVAAALPFRAHVASFADIAEHWPVIVNLLAGSLVGAWLGAGFAARIDSGTLHRIIAVVLAGIGVLLAFGHAGTGGVAALDGASLIAAGVAAGLAIGVVASMLGVAGGELLIPTLVLLFGADIKLAGSLSLAVSLPTMLIGFLRYSKTANFAALGENRGFLGIMAAGSLFGAFVGGRLLGIVAEDVLRPFLAAILLGSAAKVWRSR